One region of Oncorhynchus mykiss isolate Arlee chromosome 8, USDA_OmykA_1.1, whole genome shotgun sequence genomic DNA includes:
- the LOC110531021 gene encoding serine/arginine repetitive matrix protein 2 isoform X1, protein MNSPEDGSSFSTQKNSNWTNHQTSTPQPGLSPASPVQTPVSTNPASLSQSLISPQKQRTAENGTSDASQPHSERRKRGRPPKDKTPHTVPEHQIQSPSDSDPCSQREEETNAVRVIHPLSSNSPVPEDRCQSPDALTEVETQPLSPSPPVGTSELPSPTKDLQRVHCNEGSRLCSPSVEQGDTTSHNVLIARDHTYSLTRELEAEPFVSPQKQRTTEKGTSDQSQPHGERRKRGRPPKDKTPHTVPEHQIQSPSDSDPSSQPHGEWHKRERPPKDKTPHTVPGHQIQSPSHSDPSSQPHSEWHKRGRPPKDKTPHTVPGHQIQSPSDSDPSSQPHSEWHKRGRPPKDKTPHTVPGHQIQSPSDSDPSSQPHSEWHKRGRPPKDKTPHTVPGHQIQSPSDSDPSSQPHSEWHKRGRPPKDKTPHTVPGHQIQSPSDSDPSSQPHSEWHKRGRPPKDKTPHTVPGHQIQSPSDSDPSSQPHGEWHKRGRPPKDKTPHTVPGHQIQSPSDSDPSSQPHSEWHKRGRPPKDKTPHTVPEHQIQSPSDSDPSSQPHSEWHKRGRPPKDKTPHTVPEHQIQSPSDSDPCSQREEQTDAVTVTHPLSSNSPVPEDRCQSPVRKYRKRSETPKVDQSQETDQSQETDQSQEIQSPSDSDPSSQPHGERRKRGRPPKDKTPHTVPGRQIQSRSDSDPCSLPHSERRKRGRPPKDKTPHTVPGHQIQSRSDSDPSSQPHSERRKRGRPPKDKTPHAVPGHQTNQALTDTHACSQPEDQTEAETQSLTSNSPAPGLEDRCPAPVTKRKYTKKSETSKVDQSQETDQSQESENLSKRKHASKTSQTSKVAQSQETVQSQETVRKWKHTRKSQSHKVDQSQETEGNREKTSEISLKRKLESQVETVKKRKYTKKSKSHNVVSANHISFPVLSADLSPSVVSSTHNPPGVPKRKHRKKPQSHRVDSEIVSSFPVLSAELSSGLKRSLSPTLSPPGVSSSTSTPKRVRGRTKGVQQQICLSSTPGPRSSIGTANPFSVSLSPLAPSSKPDSPQNASPITWKLFDLDKIPEPDRAVPSSKPWGKPRGRPRKDPAGVKKPAVVKGVKKPGVVKRVKERAVVKGVKKPAVVKGVKKPAVVKGVKKPAVVKGVKKPAVVKGVKKPAVVKGVKKLAVVKGVKKPAVVKGVKKPAVVEGVKKPAVVEGVKKPAVVKGVKKPAVVKGVKKPAVVKGVKKPAVVKGVKKPAVVKGVKKPAVVKGVKKPAVVKGVKKPAVVKGVKKPAVVKGVKKPAVVKGVKKPAVVKGVKKPAVVKGVKKPAVVKGVKKPAVVKGVKKPAVVKGVKKPAVVEGVKKPAVVEGVKKPAVVEGVKKPAVVEGVKKPAVVKGVKDPAVGESVKKPAVVTRMKDPAVGKRVKTQCGKKVKTAAEGGSQTCSSEEGPPAKHRRRIRKGLTAEGVERVGLQSDDSTSSQPIQCSRPRFELLELDSPDEDTGDASLSSNLSIELSLQEDHLTSLPLEEEEEEEQEDEEDLPSFLNNTKPLSITEGICVWCKFRNYPFWPAMVKSVNRKMKKASIVFIDNLLFDKKRIRKGFSVALKTLKPFDCEEADQLVCKARESYDAAIKWCLELIADYRIRIGCGFTGSFIEYFSDDISCPVRRRYPQSTSDLNFPSKLMLEEQFLTSDLGEEEEEGSGRQEEERRRRRRRRKLLPDRSKAARNRANEKLVDFIVKQRRVETRLLGVIGGQQQSKWLRWFLAASRSVVDTYLEDEDQLDQVYQYLRGVYDTAPLTAPCLADVDRIRLVLDVLLPEAIIYAIAGVDKLSLVKAEDKYLKGPCLSKREREEFDWMIEQQMKMKASIGQRPAH, encoded by the exons ATGAATTCACCAGAGGACGGTTCTTCCTTTTCCACTCAGAAGAACTCAAATTGGACCAACCACCAAACATCCACTCCACAGCCAGGACTTAGCCCTGCTAGCCCAGTTCAAACACCTGTTTCAACCAACCCTGCTAGCCTGTCTCAATCACTAATTTCACCCCAGAaacagaggacagcagagaacGGAACCTCTGATGCATCACAGCCACACAGTGAACGGCGCAAGAGGGGGAGGCCACCCAAAGACAAGACACCTCATACTGTCCCAGAACATCAGATCCAGTCCCCTTCAGATTCAGACCCATGTTCACAGCGAGAGGAAGAAACTAATGCTGTCAGAGTGATACATCCCCTCTCATCCAACTCACCTGTGCCTGAGGACCGATGTCAGTCACCTGATGCCCTAACAGAGGTTGAGACACAGCCCCTGTCACCCAGCCCACCTGTGGGCACCTCTGAACTACCTTCCCCCACCAAGGATTTACAGAGGGTACATTGTAACGAAGGGTCCCGTCTCTGTAGTCCATCTGTAGAACAAGGAGATACAACCAGCCATAATGTCCTAATTGCTAGAGATCACACATATTCACTGACCAGAGAGCTAGAGGCTGAACCATTTGTTTCACCCCAGAAACAGAGGACCACAGAGAAAGGAACCTCTGATCAGTCACAGCCACACGGTGAACGGCGCAAGAGGGGGAGGCCACCCAAAGACAAGACACCTCATACTGTCCCAGAACATCAGATCCAGTCCCCTTCAGATTCAGACCCAAGTTCACAGCCACACGGTGAATGGCACAAGAGGGAGAGGCCACCCAAAGACAAGACACCTCATACTGTCCCAGGACATCAGATCCAGTCCCCTTCACATTCAGACCCAAGTTCACAGCCACACAGTGAATGGCACAAGAGGGGGAGGCCACCCAAAGACAAGACACCTCATACTGTCCCAGGACATCAGATCCAGTCCCCTTCAGATTCAGACCCAAGTTCACAGCCACACAGTGAATGGCACAAGAGGGGGAGGCCACCCAAAGACAAGACACCTCATACTGTCCCAGGACATCAGATCCAGTCCCCTTCAGATTCAGACCCAAGTTCACAGCCACACAGTGAATGGCACAAGAGGGGGAGGCCACCCAAAGACAAGACACCTCATACTGTCCCAGGACATCAGATCCAGTCCCCTTCAGATTCAGACCCAAGTTCACAGCCACACAGTGAATGGCACAAGAGGGGGAGGCCACCCAAAGACAAGACACCTCATACTGTCCCAGGACATCAGATCCAGTCCCCTTCAGATTCAGACCCAAGTTCACAGCCACACAGTGAATGGCACAAGAGGGGGAGGCCACCCAAAGACAAGACACCTCATACTGTCCCAGGACATCAGATCCAGTCCCCTTCAGATTCAGACCCAAGTTCACAGCCACACGGTGAATGGCACAAGAGGGGGAGGCCACCCAAAGACAAGACACCTCATACTGTCCCAGGACATCAGATCCAGTCCCCTTCAGATTCAGACCCAAGTTCACAGCCACACAGTGAATGGCACAAGAGGGGGAGGCCACCCAAAGACAAGACACCTCATACTGTCCCAGAACATCAGATCCAGTCCCCTTCAGATTCAGACCCAAGTTCACAGCCACACAGTGAATGGCACAAGAGGGGGAGGCCACCCAAAGACAAGACACCTCATACTGTCCCAGAACATCAGATCCAGTCCCCTTCAGATTCAGACCCATGTTCACAGCGAGAGGAACAAACAGATGCTGTCACAGTGACACATCCCCTCTCATCCAACTCACCTGTGCCTGAGGACAGGTGTCAGTCACCGGTGAGGAAGTATAGAAAAAGATCAGAGACCCCTAAGGTAGACCAGTCGCAGGAGACTGACCAGTCGCAGGAGACTGACCAGTCGCAGGAGATCCAGTCCCCATCTGATTCAGACCCAAGTTCACAGCCACACGGTGAACGGCGCAAGAGGGGGAGGCCACCCAAAGACAAGACACCTCATACTGTCCCAGGACGTCAAATCCAGTCCCGTTCTGATTCAGACCCATGTTCACTGCCACACAGTGAACGGCGCAAGAGGGGGAGGCCACCCAAAGACAAGACACCTCATACTGTCCCAGGACATCAAATCCAGTCCCGTTCTGATTCAGACCCAAGTTCACAGCCACACAGTGAACGGCGCAAGAGGGGGAGGCCACCCAAAGACAAGACACCTCATGCTGTCCCAGGACATCAGACCAATCAGGCCCTAACAGATACACACGCATGTTCACAGCCAGAGGACCAAACAGAGGCTGAGACACAGTCCTTGACATCCAACTCACCTGCGCCTGGCCTTGAGGACAGGTGTCCGGCACCGGTGACAAAGAGGAAGTATACAAAAAAATCAGAGACCTCTAAGGTAGACCAGTCGCAGGAGACCGACCAGTCGCAGGAGAGTGAGAATTTGAGCAAGAGGAAACATGCATCTAAAACGTCACAGACCTCCAAGGTAGCTCAATCACAGGAGACTGTCCAGTCGCAGGAGACTGTGAGGAAGTGGAAACATACTAGAAAGTCACAGAGCCATAAAGTAGACCAGTCACAGGAAACTGAGGGGAATAGGGAAAAGACATCTGAAATATCGCTGAAGCGTAAGCTAGAGTCACAAGTGGAGACTGTAAAAAAGAGAAAATATACTAAGAAATCAAAAAGCCATAATGTAGTCTCTGCCAACCACATCTCATTCCCTGTGCTATCTGCAGACCTCTCCCCCAGCGTTGTCTCTTCCACACACAACCCTCCTGGTGTCCCAAagagaaaacatagaaaaaaaccACAGAGCCACAGGGTAGACTCTGAGATCGTCTCTTCATTCCCTGTTCTATCTGCAGAACTCTCTTCTGGCCTAAAGAGGAGCCTCTCTCCTACTCTCAGCCCTCCTGGTGTCTCTTCCTCGACAAGCACACCTAAGAGAGTCAGAGGCAGAACTAAGGGGGTCCAGCAACAGATCTGTCTTAGCTCCACCCCAGGCCCCAGATCCTCCATAGGAACAGCCaaccccttctctgtctctctgtctcccctggccCCCAGCTCTAAGCCAGACAGCCCTCAGAACGCCTCACCTATCACCTGGAAGCTGTTCGATCTAGACAAG ATTCCAGAGCCAGACAGAGCTGTACCCAGCAGTAAACCTTGGGGTAAACCCAGAGGTCGACCAAGGAAGGACCCGGCTGGAGTGAAGAAGCCGGCTGTAGTGAAGGGAGTGAAGAAGCCGGGTGTAGTGaaaagagtgaaggagagggcTGTAGTGAAGGGAGTGAAGAAGCCGGCTGTAGTGAAGGGAGTGAAGAAGCCGGCTGTAGTGAAGGGAGTGAAGAAGCCGGCTGTCGTGAAGGGAGTGAAGAAGCCGGCTGTCGTGAAGGGAGTGAAGAAGCCGGCTGTCGTGAAGGGAGTGAAGAAGCTGGCTGTCGTGAAGGGAGTGAAGAAGCCGGCTGTCGTGAAGGGAGTGAAGAAGCCGGCTGTCGTGGAGGGAGTGAAGAAGCCGGCTGTCGTGGAGGGAGTGAAGAAGCCGGCTGTCGTGAAGGGAGTGAAGAAGCCGGCTGTCGTGAAGGGAGTGAAGAAGCCGGCTGTCGTGAAGGGAGTGAAGAAGCCGGCTGTCGTGAAGGGAGTGAAGAAGCCGGCTGTCGTGAAGGGAGTGAAGAAGCCGGCTGTCGTGAAGGGAGTGAAGAAGCCGGCTGTCGTGAAGGGAGTGAAGAAGCCGGCTGTCGTGAAGGGAGTGAAGAAGCCGGCTGTCGTGAAGGGAGTGAAGAAGCCGGCTGTCGTGAAGGGAGTGAAGAAGCCGGCTGTCGTGAAGGGAGTGAAGAAGCCGGCTGTCGTGAAGGGAGTGAAGAAGCCGGCTGTCGTGAAGGGAGTGAAGAAGCCGGCTGTCGTGAAGGGAGTGAAGAAGCCGGCTGTCGTGAAGGGAGTGAAGAAGCCGGCTGTCGTGGAGGGAGTGAAGAAGCCGGCTGTCGTGGAGGGAGTGAAGAAGCCGGCTGTCGTGGAGGGAGTGAAGAAGCCGGCTGTCGTGGAGGGAGTGAAGAAGCCGGCTGTAGTGAAGGGAGTGAAGGACCCGGCTGTAGGGGAGAGCGTGAAGAAGCCGGCTGTAGTGACGAGAATGAAGGACCCGGCTGTAGGGAAGAGAGTGAAAACTCAGTGTGGTAAGAAGGTGAAGACTGCAGCAGAGGGAGGTTCCCAGACCTGCAGCTCAGAGGAGGGGCCTCCAGCCAAGCACAGACGTAGAATCAGGAAGGGTCTTACagcagagggagtggagagagtcGGGCTGCAGAGTGACGACAGCACCAGCTCTCAGCCAATCCAATGCTCCAGACCACGGTTTGAGCTACTGGAGTTGGACTCACCGGACGAAGACACAGGAGATGCCTCCCTGTCCTCAAACCTGTCCATCGAACTGAGCCTACAGGAAGACCACCTGACATCACTTCCtcttgaagaggaggaggaggaagagcaggaggatgaggaagatctGCCCAGTTTCTTAAATAACACAA AGCCGCTGTCCATAACAGAGGGAATATGTGTTTGGTGCAAATTTAGAAACTATCCTTTCTGGCCGGCAATG gtGAAAAGCGTGAACCGGAAGATGAAGAAAGCCAGCATTGTGTTTATTGACAACCTGCTGTTTGACAAGAAGAGGATACGAAAAGG CTTCTCTGTGGCCTTAAAAACATTGAAGCCTTTTGACTGTGAAGAGGCTGATCAGCTTGTG TGTAAAGCCAGAGAGAGTTATGATGCTGCCATCAAATGGTGCCTGGAGCTGATCGCCGACTATAGAATCCGTATCG GATGCGGCTTCACCGGTTCCTTCATTGAATACTTTTCAGATGACATAA GCTGTCCTGTGAGGAGACGTTATCCTCAGAGTACCTCTGACCTCAACTTCCCCAGTAAGCTGATGTTGGAGGAGCAGTTTTTAACCTCTGACcttggggaggaagaggaggagggcagcggccggcaggaggaggagaggaggaggaggaggagaaggaggaagctGCTGCCTGACCGCTCCAAGGCAGCACGTAACCGTGCCAATGAGAAACTGGTGGACTTCATCGTTAAGCAACGCCGGGTGGAGACACGCCTTCTA ggtgTGATCGGCGGGCAGCAACAATCTAAGTGGTTGCGATGGTTCCTGGCAGCCAGCCGTTCAGTAGTGGACACCTACCTGGAGGATGAGGATCAGCTGGACCAGGTGTATCAGTACCTGAGGGGGGTGTATGATACCGCCCCCCTCACCGCCCCCTGCCTGGCTGACGTTGACCGCATTCGCCTCGTCCTGGACGTCCTCTTACCGGAG GCTATTATCTATGCCATAGCTGGAGTGGACAAGTTGTCACTGGTGAAGGCAGAGGACAAATACCTGAAAGGGCCCTGTCTGAGTAAAAG gGAAAGAGAGGAGTTTGATTGGATGATCGAGCAACAGATGAAGATGAAAGCATCGATCGGTCAGCGTCCTGCGCACTGA
- the LOC110531021 gene encoding serine/arginine repetitive matrix protein 2 isoform X2, producing MNSPEDGSSFSTQKNSNWTNHQTSTPQPGLSPASPVQTPVSTNPASLSQSLISPQKQRTAENGTSDASQPHSERRKRGRPPKDKTPHTVPEHQIQSPSDSDPCSQREEETNAVRVIHPLSSNSPVPEDRCQSPDALTEVETQPLSPSPPVGTSELPSPTKDLQRVHCNEGSRLCSPSVEQGDTTSHNVLIARDHTYSLTRELEAEPFVSPQKQRTTEKGTSDQSQPHGERRKRGRPPKDKTPHTVPEHQIQSPSDSDPSSQPHGEWHKRERPPKDKTPHTVPGHQIQSPSHSDPSSQPHSEWHKRGRPPKDKTPHTVPGHQIQSPSDSDPSSQPHSEWHKRGRPPKDKTPHTVPGHQIQSPSDSDPSSQPHSEWHKRGRPPKDKTPHTVPGHQIQSPSDSDPSSQPHSEWHKRGRPPKDKTPHTVPGHQIQSPSDSDPSSQPHSEWHKRGRPPKDKTPHTVPGHQIQSPSDSDPSSQPHGEWHKRGRPPKDKTPHTVPGHQIQSPSDSDPSSQPHSEWHKRGRPPKDKTPHTVPEHQIQSPSDSDPSSQPHSEWHKRGRPPKDKTPHTVPEHQIQSPSDSDPCSQREEQTDAVTVTHPLSSNSPVPEDRCQSPVRKYRKRSETPKVDQSQETDQSQETDQSQEIQSPSDSDPSSQPHGERRKRGRPPKDKTPHTVPGRQIQSRSDSDPCSLPHSERRKRGRPPKDKTPHTVPGHQIQSRSDSDPSSQPHSERRKRGRPPKDKTPHAVPGHQTNQALTDTHACSQPEDQTEAETQSLTSNSPAPGLEDRCPAPVTKRKYTKKSETSKVDQSQETDQSQESENLSKRKHASKTSQTSKVAQSQETVQSQETVRKWKHTRKSQSHKVDQSQETEGNREKTSEISLKRKLESQVETVKKRKYTKKSKSHNVVSANHISFPVLSADLSPSVVSSTHNPPGVPKRKHRKKPQSHRVDSEIVSSFPVLSAELSSGLKRSLSPTLSPPGVSSSTSTPKRVRGRTKGVQQQICLSSTPGPRSSIGTANPFSVSLSPLAPSSKPDSPQNASPITWKLFDLDKIPEPDRAVPSSKPWGKPRGRPRKDPAGVKKPAVVKGVKKPAVVKGVKKPAVVKGVKKPAVVKGVKKPAVVKGVKKLAVVKGVKKPAVVKGVKKPAVVEGVKKPAVVEGVKKPAVVKGVKKPAVVKGVKKPAVVKGVKKPAVVKGVKKPAVVKGVKKPAVVKGVKKPAVVKGVKKPAVVKGVKKPAVVKGVKKPAVVKGVKKPAVVKGVKKPAVVKGVKKPAVVKGVKKPAVVKGVKKPAVVKGVKKPAVVEGVKKPAVVEGVKKPAVVEGVKKPAVVEGVKKPAVVKGVKDPAVGESVKKPAVVTRMKDPAVGKRVKTQCGKKVKTAAEGGSQTCSSEEGPPAKHRRRIRKGLTAEGVERVGLQSDDSTSSQPIQCSRPRFELLELDSPDEDTGDASLSSNLSIELSLQEDHLTSLPLEEEEEEEQEDEEDLPSFLNNTKPLSITEGICVWCKFRNYPFWPAMVKSVNRKMKKASIVFIDNLLFDKKRIRKGFSVALKTLKPFDCEEADQLVCKARESYDAAIKWCLELIADYRIRIGCGFTGSFIEYFSDDISCPVRRRYPQSTSDLNFPSKLMLEEQFLTSDLGEEEEEGSGRQEEERRRRRRRRKLLPDRSKAARNRANEKLVDFIVKQRRVETRLLGVIGGQQQSKWLRWFLAASRSVVDTYLEDEDQLDQVYQYLRGVYDTAPLTAPCLADVDRIRLVLDVLLPEAIIYAIAGVDKLSLVKAEDKYLKGPCLSKREREEFDWMIEQQMKMKASIGQRPAH from the exons ATGAATTCACCAGAGGACGGTTCTTCCTTTTCCACTCAGAAGAACTCAAATTGGACCAACCACCAAACATCCACTCCACAGCCAGGACTTAGCCCTGCTAGCCCAGTTCAAACACCTGTTTCAACCAACCCTGCTAGCCTGTCTCAATCACTAATTTCACCCCAGAaacagaggacagcagagaacGGAACCTCTGATGCATCACAGCCACACAGTGAACGGCGCAAGAGGGGGAGGCCACCCAAAGACAAGACACCTCATACTGTCCCAGAACATCAGATCCAGTCCCCTTCAGATTCAGACCCATGTTCACAGCGAGAGGAAGAAACTAATGCTGTCAGAGTGATACATCCCCTCTCATCCAACTCACCTGTGCCTGAGGACCGATGTCAGTCACCTGATGCCCTAACAGAGGTTGAGACACAGCCCCTGTCACCCAGCCCACCTGTGGGCACCTCTGAACTACCTTCCCCCACCAAGGATTTACAGAGGGTACATTGTAACGAAGGGTCCCGTCTCTGTAGTCCATCTGTAGAACAAGGAGATACAACCAGCCATAATGTCCTAATTGCTAGAGATCACACATATTCACTGACCAGAGAGCTAGAGGCTGAACCATTTGTTTCACCCCAGAAACAGAGGACCACAGAGAAAGGAACCTCTGATCAGTCACAGCCACACGGTGAACGGCGCAAGAGGGGGAGGCCACCCAAAGACAAGACACCTCATACTGTCCCAGAACATCAGATCCAGTCCCCTTCAGATTCAGACCCAAGTTCACAGCCACACGGTGAATGGCACAAGAGGGAGAGGCCACCCAAAGACAAGACACCTCATACTGTCCCAGGACATCAGATCCAGTCCCCTTCACATTCAGACCCAAGTTCACAGCCACACAGTGAATGGCACAAGAGGGGGAGGCCACCCAAAGACAAGACACCTCATACTGTCCCAGGACATCAGATCCAGTCCCCTTCAGATTCAGACCCAAGTTCACAGCCACACAGTGAATGGCACAAGAGGGGGAGGCCACCCAAAGACAAGACACCTCATACTGTCCCAGGACATCAGATCCAGTCCCCTTCAGATTCAGACCCAAGTTCACAGCCACACAGTGAATGGCACAAGAGGGGGAGGCCACCCAAAGACAAGACACCTCATACTGTCCCAGGACATCAGATCCAGTCCCCTTCAGATTCAGACCCAAGTTCACAGCCACACAGTGAATGGCACAAGAGGGGGAGGCCACCCAAAGACAAGACACCTCATACTGTCCCAGGACATCAGATCCAGTCCCCTTCAGATTCAGACCCAAGTTCACAGCCACACAGTGAATGGCACAAGAGGGGGAGGCCACCCAAAGACAAGACACCTCATACTGTCCCAGGACATCAGATCCAGTCCCCTTCAGATTCAGACCCAAGTTCACAGCCACACGGTGAATGGCACAAGAGGGGGAGGCCACCCAAAGACAAGACACCTCATACTGTCCCAGGACATCAGATCCAGTCCCCTTCAGATTCAGACCCAAGTTCACAGCCACACAGTGAATGGCACAAGAGGGGGAGGCCACCCAAAGACAAGACACCTCATACTGTCCCAGAACATCAGATCCAGTCCCCTTCAGATTCAGACCCAAGTTCACAGCCACACAGTGAATGGCACAAGAGGGGGAGGCCACCCAAAGACAAGACACCTCATACTGTCCCAGAACATCAGATCCAGTCCCCTTCAGATTCAGACCCATGTTCACAGCGAGAGGAACAAACAGATGCTGTCACAGTGACACATCCCCTCTCATCCAACTCACCTGTGCCTGAGGACAGGTGTCAGTCACCGGTGAGGAAGTATAGAAAAAGATCAGAGACCCCTAAGGTAGACCAGTCGCAGGAGACTGACCAGTCGCAGGAGACTGACCAGTCGCAGGAGATCCAGTCCCCATCTGATTCAGACCCAAGTTCACAGCCACACGGTGAACGGCGCAAGAGGGGGAGGCCACCCAAAGACAAGACACCTCATACTGTCCCAGGACGTCAAATCCAGTCCCGTTCTGATTCAGACCCATGTTCACTGCCACACAGTGAACGGCGCAAGAGGGGGAGGCCACCCAAAGACAAGACACCTCATACTGTCCCAGGACATCAAATCCAGTCCCGTTCTGATTCAGACCCAAGTTCACAGCCACACAGTGAACGGCGCAAGAGGGGGAGGCCACCCAAAGACAAGACACCTCATGCTGTCCCAGGACATCAGACCAATCAGGCCCTAACAGATACACACGCATGTTCACAGCCAGAGGACCAAACAGAGGCTGAGACACAGTCCTTGACATCCAACTCACCTGCGCCTGGCCTTGAGGACAGGTGTCCGGCACCGGTGACAAAGAGGAAGTATACAAAAAAATCAGAGACCTCTAAGGTAGACCAGTCGCAGGAGACCGACCAGTCGCAGGAGAGTGAGAATTTGAGCAAGAGGAAACATGCATCTAAAACGTCACAGACCTCCAAGGTAGCTCAATCACAGGAGACTGTCCAGTCGCAGGAGACTGTGAGGAAGTGGAAACATACTAGAAAGTCACAGAGCCATAAAGTAGACCAGTCACAGGAAACTGAGGGGAATAGGGAAAAGACATCTGAAATATCGCTGAAGCGTAAGCTAGAGTCACAAGTGGAGACTGTAAAAAAGAGAAAATATACTAAGAAATCAAAAAGCCATAATGTAGTCTCTGCCAACCACATCTCATTCCCTGTGCTATCTGCAGACCTCTCCCCCAGCGTTGTCTCTTCCACACACAACCCTCCTGGTGTCCCAAagagaaaacatagaaaaaaaccACAGAGCCACAGGGTAGACTCTGAGATCGTCTCTTCATTCCCTGTTCTATCTGCAGAACTCTCTTCTGGCCTAAAGAGGAGCCTCTCTCCTACTCTCAGCCCTCCTGGTGTCTCTTCCTCGACAAGCACACCTAAGAGAGTCAGAGGCAGAACTAAGGGGGTCCAGCAACAGATCTGTCTTAGCTCCACCCCAGGCCCCAGATCCTCCATAGGAACAGCCaaccccttctctgtctctctgtctcccctggccCCCAGCTCTAAGCCAGACAGCCCTCAGAACGCCTCACCTATCACCTGGAAGCTGTTCGATCTAGACAAG ATTCCAGAGCCAGACAGAGCTGTACCCAGCAGTAAACCTTGGGGTAAACCCAGAGGTCGACCAAGGAAGGACCCGGCTGGAGTGAAGAAGCCGGCTGTAGTGAAGGGAGTGAAGAAGCCGG CTGTAGTGAAGGGAGTGAAGAAGCCGGCTGTCGTGAAGGGAGTGAAGAAGCCGGCTGTCGTGAAGGGAGTGAAGAAGCCGGCTGTCGTGAAGGGAGTGAAGAAGCTGGCTGTCGTGAAGGGAGTGAAGAAGCCGGCTGTCGTGAAGGGAGTGAAGAAGCCGGCTGTCGTGGAGGGAGTGAAGAAGCCGGCTGTCGTGGAGGGAGTGAAGAAGCCGGCTGTCGTGAAGGGAGTGAAGAAGCCGGCTGTCGTGAAGGGAGTGAAGAAGCCGGCTGTCGTGAAGGGAGTGAAGAAGCCGGCTGTCGTGAAGGGAGTGAAGAAGCCGGCTGTCGTGAAGGGAGTGAAGAAGCCGGCTGTCGTGAAGGGAGTGAAGAAGCCGGCTGTCGTGAAGGGAGTGAAGAAGCCGGCTGTCGTGAAGGGAGTGAAGAAGCCGGCTGTCGTGAAGGGAGTGAAGAAGCCGGCTGTCGTGAAGGGAGTGAAGAAGCCGGCTGTCGTGAAGGGAGTGAAGAAGCCGGCTGTCGTGAAGGGAGTGAAGAAGCCGGCTGTCGTGAAGGGAGTGAAGAAGCCGGCTGTCGTGAAGGGAGTGAAGAAGCCGGCTGTCGTGAAGGGAGTGAAGAAGCCGGCTGTCGTGGAGGGAGTGAAGAAGCCGGCTGTCGTGGAGGGAGTGAAGAAGCCGGCTGTCGTGGAGGGAGTGAAGAAGCCGGCTGTCGTGGAGGGAGTGAAGAAGCCGGCTGTAGTGAAGGGAGTGAAGGACCCGGCTGTAGGGGAGAGCGTGAAGAAGCCGGCTGTAGTGACGAGAATGAAGGACCCGGCTGTAGGGAAGAGAGTGAAAACTCAGTGTGGTAAGAAGGTGAAGACTGCAGCAGAGGGAGGTTCCCAGACCTGCAGCTCAGAGGAGGGGCCTCCAGCCAAGCACAGACGTAGAATCAGGAAGGGTCTTACagcagagggagtggagagagtcGGGCTGCAGAGTGACGACAGCACCAGCTCTCAGCCAATCCAATGCTCCAGACCACGGTTTGAGCTACTGGAGTTGGACTCACCGGACGAAGACACAGGAGATGCCTCCCTGTCCTCAAACCTGTCCATCGAACTGAGCCTACAGGAAGACCACCTGACATCACTTCCtcttgaagaggaggaggaggaagagcaggaggatgaggaagatctGCCCAGTTTCTTAAATAACACAA AGCCGCTGTCCATAACAGAGGGAATATGTGTTTGGTGCAAATTTAGAAACTATCCTTTCTGGCCGGCAATG gtGAAAAGCGTGAACCGGAAGATGAAGAAAGCCAGCATTGTGTTTATTGACAACCTGCTGTTTGACAAGAAGAGGATACGAAAAGG CTTCTCTGTGGCCTTAAAAACATTGAAGCCTTTTGACTGTGAAGAGGCTGATCAGCTTGTG TGTAAAGCCAGAGAGAGTTATGATGCTGCCATCAAATGGTGCCTGGAGCTGATCGCCGACTATAGAATCCGTATCG GATGCGGCTTCACCGGTTCCTTCATTGAATACTTTTCAGATGACATAA GCTGTCCTGTGAGGAGACGTTATCCTCAGAGTACCTCTGACCTCAACTTCCCCAGTAAGCTGATGTTGGAGGAGCAGTTTTTAACCTCTGACcttggggaggaagaggaggagggcagcggccggcaggaggaggagaggaggaggaggaggagaaggaggaagctGCTGCCTGACCGCTCCAAGGCAGCACGTAACCGTGCCAATGAGAAACTGGTGGACTTCATCGTTAAGCAACGCCGGGTGGAGACACGCCTTCTA ggtgTGATCGGCGGGCAGCAACAATCTAAGTGGTTGCGATGGTTCCTGGCAGCCAGCCGTTCAGTAGTGGACACCTACCTGGAGGATGAGGATCAGCTGGACCAGGTGTATCAGTACCTGAGGGGGGTGTATGATACCGCCCCCCTCACCGCCCCCTGCCTGGCTGACGTTGACCGCATTCGCCTCGTCCTGGACGTCCTCTTACCGGAG GCTATTATCTATGCCATAGCTGGAGTGGACAAGTTGTCACTGGTGAAGGCAGAGGACAAATACCTGAAAGGGCCCTGTCTGAGTAAAAG gGAAAGAGAGGAGTTTGATTGGATGATCGAGCAACAGATGAAGATGAAAGCATCGATCGGTCAGCGTCCTGCGCACTGA